The Micromonospora sp. NBC_00421 DNA window GAGGGGTAGGGCGCTCTGACCTGCGCTGTAGGCCCCGGTAGAGGGATCGGCGCGGCAATCGACCCAACCCCCTTGAAACCCTCGTCTGGAGGCCCCCATGCACGTCCTGTCGTCCGGCCCTCTGCCCCCTGGCACAGGGTCGGTAGTCCTGGTCGTTATCGGACTCACCGCCTTGTACATGGCCGAGTGCATGATCTGGCCGAACGGCCGCTGCACCCGCTGTAAGGGGGGCGGGATCCACATGGGCCCTGACGAGCAGCACTGGCGCGACTGCCGGGCCTGCGAGGGCAGCGGCAAGCGTCGCCGGCTCGGGCGCCGCCTGATCGCCCTGATGGGCCGCCGACGCACCTGACCCCTTGACGCAGGGCAGCCCCCGACCGTGCTGGTCGGGGGCTGCCGCGCGTCCAGGGTCAGGGAGTCGGCACCGTCGGGCGCGGCCGGTGCAGCTGGTCGTGCGTCAGCAGCTGCCCGAACGCCTCGGCCCGCTCCCAGCACCGGCGCGGCGTGCGGCAGACCGGGCAGAGGCCGCCCCGCTGCCGGTGCTCGTCCATCACCCGCCACCACCCGGCGACCTGCTCGTCGCTGGGCCCGGTCACCGCTGCCACCACCCGGCAATGCCGGCGGCCATCAGCACCAGGACCACGGCGGCGATCACCCAGCCGGGCCAGCGGGACGGGACGGGCGCCCGGGGCGGTCGGGGGATCTGGTCGCCGTCGGGGCAGCGCCCACCGGGCCAGGTGTGCCGGTGCGGGTCGGTCATGGTGCCTCCAGCCGGTGGTGCGGCGAGGTGCCGGGCCGAGGTGGCACGGGGGTCCACCCGGCCCGGCTGGGGGCCAACCCGGCGCCAACCAGGGACGGCCCACCGGTCAACCTAGGTCACTGTGTGACCACTACGCAATGACAGACCGAGGTTACCGGCGCGTCGTGGTCTACTGGCCAGGCCAACCAGGGACCGGACCATCCGGAGATCCACCATGCCCATCCCCATGTCCTCACGACAGATCGCCGACGACCTGACCGCCCGCATCCGCACCGGCGAGTACCCGCCAGGTGCCAAGCTGCCCGCGCTGCGGGAGCTGGCCGACCTGTACTCAGTCAGCGTGTCCACCATCCAGCGGGCGCTGGAGCTGACCCGAGACCGGGGGCTGACGGTGGGCCGGGCCGGCGCCGGGGTGTACGTGGCCGACGAGTAGAGCGCCGCGAACGTTCGAACGTTGCGCGGGGCGAACGTCCACCTGGCCGCTCCTAGCGTCCGCCCTGTGATCAGCCCGCACACCCGGGTGCCCGTCGCCCACCAGCTCGCCGCAGTGCTGCGCACCGGCATCCTGGACGGCACCTACCCTGCGGGTGGGCTGCTGCCCAGCGAGACGCGCCTGAGTCAGGAGCACGGGGTGGGCCGGGGCACGGTGCGACGGGCCGTCGCCGAGCTGCGCGCTGAGGGCCTGGTCGACGCGGCGTCGGGTCGGGGCACACGCGTGCGGGAGGTGGCCGAGCGGGAGATCGTCTCGGTGCCCCGGGGCGCACTGGTCAGCGCGCGGATGCCGACCCCGGCTGAGCGCGAAGAGCTGGACATCCCGGAGGGCGTGCCGGTGCTGATGGTCACGATGGGCGGCCGGCTGCGCGGGGTGTACCCGTCGGACCGGGTGACGCTGCGACCCCGGTAGCGCTCCCATGGTTGGCGATCATGGCGCGGCTGTCCGACCCGTCCGGCTGGTCACGATGTGCGTATCGTGTCGTCGCGGATCTGACACCTAAGCGCCCGCCATGCGGTGATACGTCCGGAACGCCATAGGTAATTGCCTATGCGCAACTACGGGCCGGTTGTCGTCCCCACACGCCCCGTGCATAGCCGCTGGTCGCTGACCCGCCAAACAGCGGATACGTCCCACGCGTGGGCGACCCATCTCGTACAGTGGTTCGATCCCCGGCCGGTCGACCTGCATCAATCCCGTTACGCAGTCCCGACCACCGGACCAGCACCAGCCACCTGCCCACCGGCCGGACCGCACCCGACCTTCGATCCCTCCCCCGTCTCACCGATCGGAGATGCTCATGCACCGCCTCGGCGCCACCGCCGCTATCACCACCGCCCTGTTACTGCTCGCCGGCATCGTCGCCTACGCCGTCACCACCACCGACCCGGTCCTGCCGGAGCTGATCGCCGCCGCGACCACCGACCTGGTGCTCTGGATGATCGCCGGCAACCTGATCACTGCGCGCCCGAGCGGGCCTGGAGGCGGGGTCGACGCCGCGAGCAACGACGAAGCCCTGCGCGAGGAGGTCGCCCAGCTGGTCGCGGAGGAGTTGGGGAACCGTCAGTCCGTGCTCTCGCAGGGATACGCGGAGGGGTACGTCGATGGGATCGCCCGCCGGCAGGAGGGGACCGCGCGGAACTGAGTTCCCCTACCTCTCCCCTACAACGACTCAGGCCCCCTCCGATGAGGGGGCCTGAGCTGCGGTGGAGAAGATCCACCAAACGGGTGACTGATGGGAATTGAACCCACGACAACCGGGACCACAACCCGGTGCTCTGCCAACTGAGCTACAGCCACCATGCCTTCCGCGTCGGTCTCCCGGGCGGGTGCGGACTAATAATAGCCACACCCGGCCGGGGCCCGTCCACCGGGTTGCGCCCCCGGCGCGCGGACCGGGCTAGAGCTGCGCGGCGATCGCCCTGGCCGTCTCCACGTCCGGGCCCGGCAGCGGCACGAACAGGGTGCGCCGGTAGTACTCCAACTCCCGGATGCTCTCCCGGACGTCGGCGAGTGCCCGGTGCGCCAGCCCCTTCTGCGGCTGACCGAAGTACACCCGCGGGTACCAGCGCCGGCACAACTCCTTGATCGACGACACGTCGATCATGCGGTAGTGCAGGTGGGCGTCGAGGCGGGTCATGTCCCGGGCGATGAAGCCGCGGTCGGTGGCGATCGAGTTGCCGCACAGCGGCGCGGTACGCGGGTCCT harbors:
- the orn gene encoding oligoribonuclease is translated as MADLLVWIDCEMTGLDLGSDKLIEVAALVTDPDLNVLGEGVDVVIHADEAALEAMPEIVRTMHAKSGLTEEVRRSTVTLAEAEDMVLEYVTSHVKDPRTAPLCGNSIATDRGFIARDMTRLDAHLHYRMIDVSSIKELCRRWYPRVYFGQPQKGLAHRALADVRESIRELEYYRRTLFVPLPGPDVETARAIAAQL
- a CDS encoding winged helix-turn-helix domain-containing protein, whose product is MPIPMSSRQIADDLTARIRTGEYPPGAKLPALRELADLYSVSVSTIQRALELTRDRGLTVGRAGAGVYVADE
- a CDS encoding GntR family transcriptional regulator gives rise to the protein MISPHTRVPVAHQLAAVLRTGILDGTYPAGGLLPSETRLSQEHGVGRGTVRRAVAELRAEGLVDAASGRGTRVREVAEREIVSVPRGALVSARMPTPAEREELDIPEGVPVLMVTMGGRLRGVYPSDRVTLRPR